The genomic stretch GCTCTCTGTTATTCATTTTCCGGGATGTGTTTATTCAGCAGTTTTCTGGGTGGAAAAAGTGCAAATCGCGGACAATGTAAGCAGCCTTGTCGCAGAATCTATGAAACCTCTGATACTGCGGATTATTTCTTCAGTTTGAAAGATTTACAAAATATCGATCTTATCCCGGAAATTATGAAATTGAAAATAAGATCACTAAAGATCGAAGGTCGAATGAAATCTGCGGAATATGTGTATAATGTGGCTCGTGCTTACCGCTTAGCAATTGATTTTCCAAATAAAATCGAGGAAGCGAAAGAAATCCTGAAATATGATTTTGGCAGAGAAAAAACTTCTTATTTTATCGGGAAGAATATCTCTAATGCAATCACAGAAAATCCTTATACAGGGATTTATATCGGAGACATTGTTTCTCGTTCGGAAAAAGAATTCTCCTTCAAAACTCTTCATTCGTTAAGGATTGGAAATCGGATCAGGATCCTTCCAAAAGACGGGATGGATTCCAAATCGATCAAAATCAAAGAATTTAAGAGGGAGCAGGGAGCAAGGGACAAGGGACAAGTCGATATTAGAGAAAAGGTTACGATTGAATCTGATAATGATTTCCGGAATGGTGATAAGGTTTTCCTGGTTGGTTTAGCAGAAAGGAAATTCAGGAATAAATTCAGTTTGGATGGGAAAAAACTTAAAACGCATTTTCCTGAACAAAAAAAGAGAAATGTTCTTAATAAAATCGGTTCAAAAAAAATCCAAAAATATGAAAAACTATTTGTCCGTATCGATTCCTTAAATTGGCTGCGGAAGATTTTTTTCAATGAGATCGATTTCCTCATCATAAATC from Candidatus Cloacimonadota bacterium encodes the following:
- a CDS encoding U32 family peptidase; translation: MKPELLLPVGNTESFYAALEGGADAIYLGLRKFNARDRAKNFTINQLQSLLKESEKNKINVHLTLNTLIKNQELPELLDTLYLLSQTAISAIIIQDWGVYYLIKKFFPKLKIHASTQMKTHNSIGTEFLLDKGFERVILARELTLSELKEISRKSKIELEIFAHGALCYSFSGMCLFSSFLGGKSANRGQCKQPCRRIYETSDTADYFFSLKDLQNIDLIPEIMKLKIRSLKIEGRMKSAEYVYNVARAYRLAIDFPNKIEEAKEILKYDFGREKTSYFIGKNISNAITENPYTGIYIGDIVSRSEKEFSFKTLHSLRIGNRIRILPKDGMDSKSIKIKEFKREQGARDKGQVDIREKVTIESDNDFRNGDKVFLVGLAERKFRNKFSLDGKKLKTHFPEQKKRNVLNKIGSKKIQKYEKLFVRIDSLNWLRKIFFNEIDFLIIN